One region of Mycolicibacterium insubricum genomic DNA includes:
- a CDS encoding uracil-DNA glycosylase: MDPQPLTEAQPRLLPHPRTEELFASPVPPGAGWPGDPADVTTPVTTTKAAVARRARKASTLAELDAEISVCRACPRLVAWREQVAVDKRRAFAGQPYWGRPVPGWGDEHPGIFIVGLAPAAHGANRTGRIFTGDRSGDQLFAALHRAGLVSAPESLDAADGLTATGVRIGSPVRCAPPANAPTPDERHTCDPWLAAEWRLIADDVRVVIALGGFAWQVALHMLADRLDGPKPKFGHGAVADLDGVKLLGCYHPSQQNMFTGRLTPAMIDDVMATAITLAG, from the coding sequence ATGGACCCACAGCCCCTGACGGAGGCACAGCCCCGGTTGCTGCCGCACCCGCGGACCGAAGAGCTCTTCGCCTCGCCGGTGCCGCCCGGTGCCGGCTGGCCCGGCGACCCGGCGGACGTGACCACCCCGGTCACCACCACCAAGGCCGCGGTGGCACGACGGGCCCGCAAGGCATCGACCCTGGCCGAACTGGACGCCGAGATCAGCGTGTGCCGCGCCTGCCCGCGGCTGGTCGCCTGGCGCGAGCAGGTCGCCGTCGACAAGCGCCGGGCGTTCGCCGGTCAGCCGTACTGGGGTCGCCCGGTGCCGGGTTGGGGCGACGAGCACCCCGGCATCTTCATCGTCGGCCTGGCGCCCGCGGCGCACGGCGCGAACCGCACCGGCCGGATCTTCACCGGCGACCGCTCCGGGGACCAGCTGTTCGCGGCGCTGCATCGGGCCGGGCTGGTCAGCGCCCCGGAGAGCCTCGATGCCGCCGACGGGTTGACGGCGACGGGCGTCCGGATCGGCTCACCGGTGCGCTGCGCTCCGCCGGCCAATGCGCCGACGCCCGACGAGCGTCACACCTGCGATCCGTGGCTGGCTGCGGAGTGGCGGCTGATCGCCGACGACGTCCGCGTGGTGATCGCCCTGGGCGGCTTCGCCTGGCAGGTCGCGCTGCACATGCTCGCCGATCGGCTCGACGGGCCCAAACCGAAATTCGGCCACGGGGCCGTCGCCGATCTCGACGGCGTGAAGCTGCTCGGCTGCTACCACCCCAGCCAGCAGAACATGTTCACCGGGCGCCTCACCCCGGCCATGATCGACGACGTGATGGCCACCGCGATCACGCT